The window ATGAGGGAGCCGCTGCGCCCCTTGGCCTGGACTACGACCACCGCAAGGGAAAGGCCGCTGATGATCCTGTTGCGGGATGGGAAGTTCCTGGGCAGTGGGGGAGTGCCGGGATCGAACTCGGAAAGGAGAGCGCCGCTGGCGATGATCCGTCTTCGGAGCTCTCCTGCTCCTCTGGGATAATCGATATCAAGCCCACAGCCAAGGACGGCGAGGGTTCTTCCTCCTTTGTCCAGGGCTGCTCTGTGGGCTTCGGTGTCGATCCCTCTCGCAAGCCCGCTGACAACGGTCACCCCGCTGGCGGCAAGGCCCCCTGAAATGATACGGGCCATGTGCCGACCATAGGGTGTCGCATTGCGTGACCCGACGACAGCCACCGAAAGAAGATCCTCTCTGATGATCTCCCCCCTTATGTTCAAGCTGGCGGGAGGGTCTGTTATCTGATCAAGCAGTTCTGGATATCCTGGACCTCCCGAATAAACCCGGCGATCAGCGCTCACCCTTTTCCCCGGTCAGCTTAAAGTCCACGTGCCGTCTGGCGAGGTTGACATCGGCCACTTCCACAGTCACCTGGTCTCCAATGAGGAACACGGTGCCTGTGTTCTCGCCCACGAGCATCAGGCGGTCTTCGTGGAAACTGTAGTAATCATCGTGAAGGGCCGAGAGGTGGACCAACCCTTCGATAAAGAACTCCTCCAGTTCGACGAAAAAGCCGAAAGAGGTCACGGCCGAGACCACACCACGGAAGGTCTGTCCCACCTTGTCCTCCATGAACTTGGTTCTCAGCCATGCCAACAGATCCCTGTGGGCTGCTTCCGCAGTTTTTTCCGTCTCGCTTATGTGCTCACAGAGGGCCGTTATGTCCCTGGGCGAGTAGGGCTGGCTGTAGCCCAGGATGCCCTTGAGGATCCTGTGGACTTCAAGGTCTGCATACCGCCTGATAGGAGAGGTGAAGTGAGCGTAATCGTCAAGTGCCAAAGCGAAGTGTCCCTCCGGGTCCGGAGAGTAGTGAGCCCGCATCATGGAGCGAAGGATGACAGTGTTTAAAAAACGCTCCTTGCCAGTTCCCCTGGCTTTTTCCAGAATATTCCTGAACGGTCCAGATCTGGCGGCCGATACCGGCACTTGGTAGCCCAGAGAGGCGAGGAGTCCGTTGAGTTCCTTTATGCGATCGGCGGTAGGCTGTTCGTGAACACGGTAGATCCCCCCTGCCCCCGACTCCCGGAGCACCTCTCCCACTATTTCGTTAGCCAGGAGCATACACTCCTCCACGAGACGATGGGATGTGTACCTGACAGCTCTGTATATGTTCTCTACATGACCTGTAATGCTCAGAACCACCTCCGGTTCGGGGAGGTCGAAATCGAGGCTTTTGCGAAGCCCTCGTCTTTTCGCCAGGCGTCCATAGGCTTCCTCCAGGAGTTCGAGGCTGCCGAGAACCTTGTTGTGCGTTTCCGGCAAAGGTGAGCCCCCGGTCAGATGGTCTTCTACCTGACGGTAGGTAAGTCTGGCCTGGCTCTTGATGACACTTTCGTAGAGGCTGTGTTGTGTGGGGTTGCCATCCGGGCCGATACGCACCTGGCAGGTGAAGGAGAGCTTGTCTTCCCCGGGCCGGAGGCTGCAAAGGCCGTTGGAAAGGCGTTCCGGAAGCATAGGGATGACCGATTCCGGGAAATAGACCGAGTTCCCCCGGTTGCGGGCCTCCTCATCGATAGCCGAACCGGCTTGAACGTAATGGGAGACGTCGGCGATGGATACGTAAAGTTCGATGGCACCGTCCCCGGCGGCTCTGGCAAATAATGCGTCGTCAAAATCTTTCGCCTTGACCCCGTCGATGGTGATGAAGGGAAAGGATCTTAAGTCCTTTCGTCCGATGATATTTTCCTTCGAGGGTTCCTTGGGCAGATTGGAAGCTTCCCCGCTGACCTTCTTTCCGAAACGGTGGGGAAGCTCCTTGGATCGGATCACCGCAAGGGTCTGGGTCTCCAATGTGTTCGGGTCCCCCAGGACCTGTT of the bacterium genome contains:
- the dprA gene encoding DNA-processing protein DprA is translated as MSADRRVYSGGPGYPELLDQITDPPASLNIRGEIIREDLLSVAVVGSRNATPYGRHMARIISGGLAASGVTVVSGLARGIDTEAHRAALDKGGRTLAVLGCGLDIDYPRGAGELRRRIIASGALLSEFDPGTPPLPRNFPSRNRIISGLSLAVVVVQAKGRSGSLITARWALDQGREVMAVPGRADDPLSAGPVVLLRDGASPVCNSDDILRVLGLDNMIETAFGSGCDQQQADPVLRALKPGPHLPEDLVKVTGMPLPQVLSELSKLELEGLVIRDPGGMFALR
- the rnr gene encoding ribonuclease R, yielding MSSIYRKKSEKNKKKREKEYSFDEGKIVKFLSGDAARPLTVTELGEELNIPQPERRSLRATLNRLVAGGKLIRIKGGRFVQPSKVHLVTGSVQITGQGDGYVTPETDGEEVRVAASLLGGAMNSDTVVVRVERQGHRGRKASGRVIRIIKRARKELVAYYEEDEGLGTAHPQDDRIGPAFLIPPGMSSGAKTGQLVVVRITTYPEKGRLGRGEVKQVLGDPNTLETQTLAVIRSKELPHRFGKKVSGEASNLPKEPSKENIIGRKDLRSFPFITIDGVKAKDFDDALFARAAGDGAIELYVSIADVSHYVQAGSAIDEEARNRGNSVYFPESVIPMLPERLSNGLCSLRPGEDKLSFTCQVRIGPDGNPTQHSLYESVIKSQARLTYRQVEDHLTGGSPLPETHNKVLGSLELLEEAYGRLAKRRGLRKSLDFDLPEPEVVLSITGHVENIYRAVRYTSHRLVEECMLLANEIVGEVLRESGAGGIYRVHEQPTADRIKELNGLLASLGYQVPVSAARSGPFRNILEKARGTGKERFLNTVILRSMMRAHYSPDPEGHFALALDDYAHFTSPIRRYADLEVHRILKGILGYSQPYSPRDITALCEHISETEKTAEAAHRDLLAWLRTKFMEDKVGQTFRGVVSAVTSFGFFVELEEFFIEGLVHLSALHDDYYSFHEDRLMLVGENTGTVFLIGDQVTVEVADVNLARRHVDFKLTGEKGER